In one Desulfoferula mesophila genomic region, the following are encoded:
- a CDS encoding tautomerase family protein — protein sequence MPVVILHLSDDLEPDGCAALAEDARHALVQSLGIPPEFGKVILYPSSTAWRSVHPSRDPRFVLAEVRLFTGRDAATKARLMASLEAVVRRHTGLSPLNVFVQLVESPKSDWGLRGGRPADQVDLP from the coding sequence ATGCCGGTGGTGATACTGCATCTGAGCGACGACCTGGAGCCCGACGGCTGCGCGGCTCTGGCCGAGGATGCCCGCCACGCCCTGGTTCAGAGCCTGGGCATACCCCCTGAGTTCGGTAAAGTGATTCTCTACCCCAGCTCCACCGCTTGGCGCAGCGTGCACCCCAGCCGCGACCCCCGCTTCGTATTGGCCGAGGTGCGCCTGTTCACTGGGCGGGACGCGGCCACCAAGGCCCGCCTCATGGCGTCCCTGGAAGCGGTGGTCCGGCGCCACACCGGCCTGAGTCCGTTGAACGTGTTCGTGCAGCTGGTGGAGAGCCCCAAAAGCGATTGGGGCCTCAGGGGCGGGCGCCCCGCGGACCAGGTTGACTTGCCTTAG
- a CDS encoding TerC family protein has product MGEFFTLEALAALAALTSLEVVLGIDNVVFIAVLAGRLPAARQAAARRLGLSLAMFTRIALLFAISWTLSLTTPLFEMFSRAVSWRDLILLGGGLFLIVKATHEIFAQMETQDPHQPKAKAVSFWGVITQITLLDMIFSLDSVITAVGMTRHIWVMVVAIVLAVVIMLIFAGVVSRFIERHPSFRVLALAFLLLVGVMLTAEGMGQHIDRGYIYFAMAFSLAVELLNLKIQAKRARAAKVAVKAG; this is encoded by the coding sequence GTGGGCGAGTTTTTCACCCTGGAAGCCCTGGCGGCCCTGGCCGCCTTGACCAGCCTGGAAGTGGTTCTGGGCATTGACAACGTGGTGTTCATCGCGGTGCTGGCCGGGCGCCTGCCCGCCGCCCGTCAGGCCGCGGCCCGCCGCCTGGGCCTTAGCCTGGCCATGTTCACCCGCATCGCCCTGTTGTTCGCCATCTCCTGGACCCTGTCGCTCACCACGCCGCTTTTTGAGATGTTCAGCCGTGCCGTGTCCTGGCGCGACCTCATCCTCCTGGGCGGGGGGCTGTTCCTCATCGTCAAGGCCACCCACGAGATCTTCGCCCAGATGGAGACCCAGGACCCGCACCAGCCCAAGGCCAAGGCGGTATCCTTTTGGGGGGTCATCACCCAGATCACCCTGCTGGACATGATCTTTTCCCTGGACTCGGTGATAACCGCCGTGGGCATGACCCGTCATATCTGGGTGATGGTGGTGGCCATCGTGCTGGCCGTGGTCATCATGCTTATCTTCGCCGGGGTGGTCAGCCGCTTCATCGAGCGCCACCCCTCTTTCCGGGTGCTGGCCCTGGCCTTTTTGCTGCTGGTGGGGGTGATGCTCACCGCCGAGGGCATGGGGCAGCACATCGACCGCGGCTACATCTACTTCGCCATGGCCTTTTCGCTGGCCGTGGAGCTCTTGAACCTCAAGATTCAGGCCAAGCGGGCCCGCGCGGCCAAGGTGGCGGTCAAGGCCGGCTGA
- a CDS encoding YgiQ family radical SAM protein, whose translation MSQASDISPLPQPEFLPLSRAEMDALGWDELDVLLVTGDAYVDHPTFGAALLGRWLVAHGFKVGIAAQPDWHDPASLTAMGRPRLLAGVTAGALDSMLAHYTAFRRRRSDDAYTPGGQAGARPDRASIVYTNLVKQAFPGLPVLLGGIEASLRRVTHYDFWSDKLRRSILLDAKADALIYGMGERPLLEAARRLASRPGEPAAQVLRGIPGTAVMGKREDLPLEAEVVELPSHQAIADDPAQLMRATLALEPQVHQGKAWAAQEVNGRLLMLAPPAPPLSTQEMDLLYSLPYTRRAHPAYKQPVPGLATVATSITSHRGCGGGCSFCSLALHQSRTIASRSRRSILDEAARLTQSSDWRGSISDIGGPSANMWGGRCIGERDKCARASCLTPQPCRYFEVDQEAIVDLLDEVADLPGVKHLRVASGVRFDLALASPAYTQALVRRYVGGQLKIAPEHVSPPVLKLMRKPPPEVFERFLGEFQNISQAEGKKQYVVPYLLSAFPGCTDEDMAGLSAWLRAKGWRPQQVQCFVPTPGSVATAMYYAGVDPQGRPIQVAKGDGARRRQHQMLLP comes from the coding sequence GTGAGCCAAGCTTCGGACATATCCCCCCTGCCCCAGCCCGAGTTCCTGCCCCTGAGCCGGGCCGAGATGGATGCCCTGGGCTGGGACGAGCTGGACGTGCTGCTGGTCACCGGCGACGCCTACGTGGACCACCCCACCTTTGGCGCGGCCCTGTTGGGGCGCTGGCTGGTGGCCCACGGCTTTAAGGTGGGCATCGCTGCCCAGCCCGACTGGCACGACCCGGCCAGCCTGACGGCCATGGGCCGCCCCCGCCTGTTGGCCGGAGTCACCGCCGGGGCCCTGGACTCCATGCTGGCCCACTACACCGCCTTTCGCCGCCGCCGCTCCGACGACGCCTACACCCCCGGCGGCCAGGCCGGGGCCCGGCCGGACCGGGCCTCAATCGTCTACACCAACCTGGTCAAGCAGGCCTTTCCCGGCCTGCCGGTGCTGCTGGGGGGCATCGAAGCCTCTCTGCGGCGCGTCACCCACTACGATTTTTGGAGCGACAAGCTCAGGCGCTCCATCCTCTTGGACGCCAAGGCCGACGCCCTGATCTACGGCATGGGCGAGAGGCCGCTGTTAGAGGCGGCGCGCCGCCTGGCCTCCCGGCCCGGGGAGCCCGCGGCCCAGGTTTTGCGGGGCATCCCCGGCACGGCGGTGATGGGCAAGCGCGAGGATCTGCCCCTTGAGGCCGAGGTGGTGGAGCTGCCCTCCCACCAGGCCATCGCGGACGACCCGGCCCAGCTCATGCGCGCCACCCTGGCCCTGGAGCCCCAGGTGCACCAGGGCAAGGCCTGGGCGGCCCAGGAGGTGAACGGCCGCCTGCTCATGCTGGCCCCGCCCGCCCCGCCCCTGAGCACCCAAGAGATGGACCTGCTCTACAGCCTGCCTTACACCCGCCGGGCCCATCCAGCTTATAAACAGCCGGTGCCCGGCCTGGCCACGGTGGCCACCTCCATCACCAGCCACCGGGGCTGCGGCGGCGGTTGCAGCTTCTGCTCGCTGGCCCTGCACCAGAGCCGCACCATCGCCTCGCGCTCGCGGCGCTCCATATTGGACGAAGCGGCCCGCCTCACCCAGTCGAGCGATTGGCGCGGCTCCATCAGCGACATCGGCGGGCCCAGCGCCAACATGTGGGGCGGCCGCTGCATTGGCGAGCGGGACAAGTGCGCCCGCGCCAGTTGCCTCACCCCCCAGCCCTGCCGCTATTTCGAGGTGGACCAGGAGGCCATCGTCGACCTATTGGACGAGGTCGCAGACCTGCCGGGGGTCAAGCACCTGCGGGTGGCCAGCGGAGTGCGCTTCGATCTGGCCCTGGCCTCGCCCGCCTACACCCAGGCCCTGGTGCGCCGCTACGTGGGCGGCCAGCTCAAGATCGCCCCGGAGCACGTCAGCCCCCCGGTGCTCAAACTAATGCGCAAGCCGCCGCCCGAGGTGTTCGAGCGCTTTTTGGGCGAGTTCCAAAATATCTCCCAGGCCGAGGGCAAAAAGCAGTACGTGGTGCCCTATTTGTTGAGTGCCTTTCCCGGATGCACCGATGAGGACATGGCCGGGTTGTCCGCCTGGCTGCGGGCCAAGGGCTGGCGGCCCCAACAGGTGCAGTGTTTCGTGCCCACGCCGGGCAGCGTGGCCACGGCCATGTACTACGCCGGGGTGGACCCCCAGGGCCGGCCCATCCAGGTGGCCAAGGGCGACGGCGCCCGCCGCCGCCAGCACCAGATGCTCCTGCCCTAA
- a CDS encoding PaaI family thioesterase gives MSYIQSLYPPEHTHCYGCGPANPAGLHVQTHWDGETGTCRYTPSAAHMAYPGVVYGGLIACLMDCHGIGTAIAAAYQAEGRPVGSDPAINMVTGNLSVTYKLPTPLGPELLLEARVKREFPRKMLISCELSAEGKVTAVGEILGVRLPS, from the coding sequence ATGAGCTACATCCAGTCCCTTTATCCGCCCGAGCACACCCACTGTTACGGCTGCGGCCCGGCCAACCCGGCGGGCCTGCACGTGCAGACCCATTGGGACGGCGAAACCGGAACCTGCCGCTACACCCCCAGCGCGGCCCACATGGCCTATCCCGGCGTGGTCTACGGCGGACTCATCGCCTGCCTAATGGACTGCCACGGCATCGGCACGGCCATCGCCGCCGCCTACCAGGCCGAGGGGCGGCCCGTGGGTAGCGACCCGGCCATCAACATGGTCACCGGCAACCTGAGCGTGACCTACAAGCTGCCCACCCCCCTGGGCCCGGAGTTGCTGCTGGAGGCCCGGGTCAAGCGGGAGTTCCCCCGCAAGATGCTGATATCCTGCGAGCTCAGCGCCGAGGGCAAAGTGACGGCGGTGGGGGAGATATTGGGAGTGCGGCTGCCTTCCTAG
- the dsrP gene encoding sulfate reduction electron transfer complex DsrMKJOP subunit DsrP: MLELALRGNRLYWGWLGLLGALLLTGFITYLYQYNQGLMVTGMSRDVSWGLYIAQLTFLVGVAASAVMLVLPYYLHHFKDFGRITILGEFLAIAAVIMCMLFVTVDLGKPSRLLNIFLHPTPGSVMFWDVNVLQGYLLLNLVIGWVSLEAERKQVAPPGWVKPLIYLSIPWAVSIHTVTAFLYAGLPGRGYWLTAILAPRFLASAFAAGPAVLIILALVIRRVAGFDAGRRAIDTLAKIVTYAIILHLFFFLLEVFTVLYSDIPSHKAHLTYLYLGLHGHGALVGWMWAALVMGVGAVVLLLNPRWRGRYPLLAFACVMVFGCTWIDKGLGMMAGGFTPNPLHEVTEYIPTWVEILISLGIYSLGALIVTVLYKVALGVKRETEG, translated from the coding sequence ATGCTGGAGCTAGCCCTGCGGGGGAATCGACTTTATTGGGGGTGGCTGGGCCTGCTCGGCGCCCTGTTGCTGACCGGTTTCATCACCTATCTCTACCAATACAACCAGGGCCTGATGGTCACCGGCATGAGCCGGGACGTGTCCTGGGGCCTGTACATCGCCCAGCTCACCTTCCTGGTGGGGGTGGCCGCCTCGGCGGTCATGCTGGTGCTGCCCTACTATCTGCACCACTTCAAGGACTTCGGCCGCATCACCATCCTGGGCGAGTTTCTGGCCATAGCCGCGGTGATCATGTGCATGCTCTTTGTCACCGTGGACCTTGGCAAGCCCAGCCGTTTGCTCAACATCTTTCTGCATCCCACCCCCGGCTCGGTGATGTTCTGGGACGTGAACGTGCTCCAGGGATATTTGCTGCTCAACCTGGTCATCGGCTGGGTCAGCCTGGAGGCCGAACGCAAGCAGGTGGCCCCGCCGGGCTGGGTCAAGCCACTGATCTATCTCTCCATCCCCTGGGCGGTCTCCATCCACACCGTCACCGCCTTTCTCTATGCCGGCCTGCCCGGCCGAGGCTACTGGCTCACCGCCATCCTGGCCCCGCGCTTTTTGGCCTCGGCCTTTGCCGCCGGGCCGGCGGTGCTCATCATCCTGGCCCTGGTCATCCGCCGGGTCGCCGGTTTCGACGCCGGCCGCCGGGCCATCGATACCCTGGCCAAGATCGTGACCTACGCCATCATCCTGCACCTGTTCTTTTTCCTGCTGGAGGTGTTCACGGTCCTGTACAGCGACATCCCCAGCCACAAGGCCCATCTCACCTACCTTTACCTGGGCCTGCACGGCCACGGCGCCCTGGTGGGCTGGATGTGGGCCGCCCTGGTCATGGGCGTGGGCGCGGTGGTACTGCTGCTCAACCCGCGCTGGCGGGGCCGCTATCCCCTGCTGGCCTTTGCCTGCGTCATGGTCTTCGGCTGCACCTGGATCGACAAGGGGTTGGGCATGATGGCCGGCGGCTTCACCCCCAACCCGCTGCACGAGGTCACCGAGTACATCCCCACCTGGGTGGAGATCCTGATCAGCTTGGGCATATACTCCCTGGGCGCGCTGATCGTCACCGTGCTGTACAAGGTGGCCTTGGGGGTAAAGAGGGAAACCGAGGGCTAG
- a CDS encoding TetR/AcrR family transcriptional regulator yields MSKEQPGGGTWRERQKQQTRQVILEAAKELFEALGYDKTTIRAVAKYAGVGVGTVMSHFKDKASLLSAALVGDWRQTVELVMTTMPQEANYRDQLLYSAKIFFEYYTRRPSLSRNLLKEALFSPEVRSPEIKAMDDTAREIGVGTLRAAQEKGEIRADVDCEVLHQALFGEYCFVCIAGLAQPEPDPEQMLAMLKSLTDPIVRGALPCPDCHGPERP; encoded by the coding sequence ATGAGCAAAGAGCAACCAGGCGGCGGCACCTGGCGGGAGCGGCAAAAGCAACAGACCCGCCAGGTAATCCTGGAAGCGGCCAAGGAGTTGTTCGAGGCCCTGGGATACGACAAGACCACCATCCGGGCGGTGGCCAAGTATGCCGGGGTGGGGGTGGGCACGGTGATGAGCCACTTCAAGGACAAGGCCTCGCTGCTTTCGGCCGCCTTGGTCGGCGACTGGCGGCAGACCGTGGAGTTGGTCATGACCACCATGCCCCAGGAGGCCAACTACCGCGATCAGCTTCTGTACTCGGCCAAAATCTTTTTCGAGTACTACACCCGCCGGCCTTCCCTATCGCGCAACCTGCTCAAGGAGGCCCTGTTCAGCCCCGAGGTGCGGAGCCCGGAAATCAAGGCCATGGACGATACGGCCCGGGAAATCGGCGTGGGGACCCTGCGCGCGGCCCAAGAGAAAGGCGAGATCAGGGCGGACGTGGATTGCGAGGTGCTGCATCAAGCCCTGTTCGGCGAGTACTGCTTTGTCTGCATAGCCGGGCTCGCCCAGCCGGAGCCGGACCCCGAGCAGATGTTGGCCATGCTGAAGAGCCTGACCGACCCGATCGTGCGGGGAGCGCTTCCCTGCCCCGATTGCCACGGACCCGAAAGACCTTAA
- a CDS encoding MarR family winged helix-turn-helix transcriptional regulator — MTKLRYTLLSNLLEQLVNKIVYLRSFPHDYGTGEMLSAAEIQPIDAIGRNRGINITGLARLLVVTKGAASQSVKRLEERGYVTKYKAPDNDKEVLLKLTPKGKTAKAGYNSLREGFDSNMAMMLERMSEDEFAFLAQHFQVLVQQADKYIEGLGEEPT; from the coding sequence ATGACCAAACTCCGCTACACCCTGCTTAGCAATCTTTTGGAACAGTTGGTAAACAAGATCGTTTACCTGCGCTCCTTTCCCCATGATTACGGCACCGGCGAGATGCTCAGCGCGGCGGAGATCCAGCCCATCGATGCCATCGGGCGCAACCGGGGCATCAACATCACCGGTCTGGCCCGTCTGTTGGTGGTCACCAAAGGCGCGGCCTCCCAGAGCGTGAAGCGGCTGGAAGAGCGGGGCTATGTGACCAAATACAAGGCCCCGGACAACGACAAGGAAGTCCTGCTCAAACTCACCCCCAAAGGCAAAACCGCCAAAGCCGGCTATAATAGCCTCCGCGAGGGCTTTGACTCCAACATGGCGATGATGCTGGAGCGCATGAGCGAAGATGAGTTCGCTTTCCTGGCCCAGCATTTTCAAGTCTTGGTACAACAAGCCGACAAATACATCGAGGGCCTGGGCGAGGAACCGACCTAG
- a CDS encoding heavy metal translocating P-type ATPase translates to MAQQHVELPVVGMTCTRCSANVERTLNKKVPGVIQASVNFGTETASVDYDPEQTSLEDMAQAVKDAGYQLILPETKRHVELPVVGMTCARCAANVERTLNKKVPGVAQASVNFGTETLSLDYDPTQTSLEDMALAVKNAGYELILPAEGETVAEDAEAQARAAELAAQRRFFWVGVAFTLPLFVISMSRDFGLLGDWAMAAWVNWFFFALATPVQFYTGGGFYVGGYKSIKGGAANMDVLVALGSSAAYFYSVAVLLVPGLGHHVYFETSAVIITLIKLGKLLEAKAKGQASAAIRKLMDLAPKMARVLDAEGNEKEVPAGSVQKGQTVLVKPGEAIPVDGVVLSGDSAVNESAMTGESIPVDKHPGDQVFGATVNQHGLLKISATGVGSETALAQIIRLVRQAQGSKPAIQRLADQVSAVFVPTIIGLALITLAVWWIMSGDFVTAMIRMVAVLVIACPCALGLATPTAIMVGTGKGAGLGILFKNSESLETAHKLTMVMLDKTGTITKGEPQLTDWLPLGPQGEDALALAASVESGSEHPIAQAVVAGARERGAALSEPQAFQAVSGHGVQATVEGRSVKVGKPSWFPACGEEASQQVQRLAGEGKTVMLVALEDQVAGILAVADQEKPHAREAVEELKELGITPVMITGDNRLAAEAVAARVGIDQVVAEVLPENKEAEVRAAQEGGAVVAMVGDGINDAPALARADVGIAIGTGTDVAMEASDVTLVGGELTGVSRAIKLSKATMATIKQNLFWAFFYNAALVPVAAGVLHQVLWLPVFIRDLHPVLAAGAMAFSSVTVVTNSLRLGRKKL, encoded by the coding sequence GTGGCACAGCAGCACGTGGAGCTGCCGGTGGTGGGCATGACCTGCACCCGCTGTTCGGCCAACGTAGAGCGCACCCTGAACAAAAAGGTGCCCGGCGTGATCCAGGCCTCGGTGAACTTTGGCACCGAGACCGCCAGCGTGGACTATGACCCCGAGCAAACCAGCCTCGAGGACATGGCCCAGGCGGTGAAGGACGCCGGGTACCAACTGATCCTGCCCGAGACCAAGCGGCACGTGGAGCTGCCGGTGGTGGGCATGACCTGCGCCCGCTGCGCGGCCAACGTGGAACGCACCCTGAACAAGAAAGTGCCCGGCGTGGCCCAGGCCTCGGTGAACTTCGGCACCGAGACCCTGAGCCTGGACTACGACCCCACCCAGACCAGCCTCGAGGACATGGCCCTGGCGGTGAAAAACGCGGGCTACGAGTTGATCCTGCCCGCCGAGGGCGAGACGGTGGCCGAGGACGCCGAGGCCCAGGCCCGCGCCGCCGAGCTGGCCGCCCAGCGCCGCTTCTTCTGGGTGGGCGTGGCCTTCACCCTGCCTCTGTTCGTCATCTCCATGTCGCGGGACTTCGGCCTGCTGGGCGACTGGGCCATGGCCGCCTGGGTCAACTGGTTCTTTTTCGCCCTGGCCACCCCGGTGCAGTTCTACACCGGCGGCGGCTTCTACGTGGGCGGCTACAAGAGCATCAAGGGCGGCGCGGCCAACATGGACGTGCTGGTGGCCCTGGGCTCCTCGGCCGCCTATTTCTATTCCGTGGCCGTGCTCCTGGTCCCCGGCCTGGGCCATCACGTGTATTTCGAGACCTCGGCGGTGATCATTACCCTGATCAAGCTGGGCAAGCTCTTGGAGGCCAAGGCCAAAGGCCAGGCCTCGGCGGCCATCCGCAAGCTCATGGACCTGGCCCCCAAGATGGCCCGCGTCCTCGACGCCGAGGGCAACGAAAAGGAAGTCCCGGCCGGATCGGTGCAAAAGGGCCAGACCGTGCTGGTCAAGCCCGGCGAGGCCATTCCGGTGGATGGAGTGGTCTTGAGCGGCGACTCGGCGGTGAACGAGTCGGCCATGACCGGCGAATCCATCCCCGTGGACAAGCACCCCGGCGATCAGGTTTTCGGGGCCACGGTCAACCAACACGGCCTGCTCAAAATCAGCGCCACGGGCGTGGGCAGCGAGACCGCTCTGGCCCAGATCATCCGCCTGGTGCGCCAGGCCCAGGGCTCCAAGCCCGCCATCCAGCGCCTGGCCGACCAGGTGTCGGCGGTGTTCGTGCCCACCATCATCGGGCTGGCCCTCATCACCCTGGCCGTGTGGTGGATCATGAGCGGCGATTTCGTCACCGCCATGATCCGCATGGTGGCGGTGCTGGTCATCGCCTGCCCCTGCGCCCTGGGACTGGCCACGCCCACCGCCATCATGGTGGGAACCGGCAAGGGCGCGGGCCTGGGCATCCTGTTCAAGAACTCCGAGTCCCTGGAGACGGCCCACAAGCTGACCATGGTGATGCTGGACAAGACCGGCACCATCACTAAGGGCGAGCCCCAGCTCACCGACTGGCTGCCCCTGGGGCCCCAAGGCGAGGACGCCCTGGCCCTGGCCGCCTCGGTGGAAAGCGGCAGCGAGCACCCCATTGCCCAGGCGGTGGTGGCCGGGGCCCGCGAGCGGGGCGCAGCCCTGAGCGAGCCCCAAGCCTTCCAGGCGGTGAGCGGCCACGGGGTTCAGGCCACGGTGGAGGGACGCTCGGTCAAGGTGGGCAAGCCCTCCTGGTTCCCCGCCTGCGGCGAGGAGGCCTCCCAACAGGTGCAGCGCCTGGCCGGCGAGGGCAAGACGGTGATGCTGGTGGCCCTGGAGGATCAGGTGGCCGGCATCCTGGCCGTGGCCGACCAGGAGAAGCCCCACGCCCGCGAGGCGGTGGAGGAGCTAAAAGAGCTGGGCATCACCCCGGTGATGATCACCGGCGACAACCGCTTGGCCGCGGAGGCGGTGGCCGCCCGGGTGGGCATCGACCAGGTGGTGGCCGAGGTGCTGCCCGAAAACAAGGAGGCCGAGGTGCGCGCCGCCCAGGAAGGCGGGGCGGTGGTGGCCATGGTGGGCGACGGCATCAACGACGCCCCGGCCCTGGCCCGAGCCGACGTGGGCATCGCCATCGGCACCGGCACCGACGTGGCCATGGAGGCCAGCGACGTGACCCTGGTGGGCGGCGAGCTGACCGGCGTGAGCCGGGCCATCAAGCTAAGCAAGGCCACCATGGCCACCATCAAGCAGAACCTGTTCTGGGCCTTTTTCTACAACGCCGCCCTGGTGCCCGTGGCCGCCGGAGTGCTGCACCAGGTGTTGTGGCTGCCCGTGTTCATCCGCGACCTGCACCCGGTGCTGGCCGCCGGAGCCATGGCCTTCTCCTCGGTGACCGTGGTCACCAACAGCCTGCGCCTGGGCCGCAAGAAGCTTTAG
- a CDS encoding heavy-metal-associated domain-containing protein: METKTVNIPDISCGHCLATVKREAGEVKGVTSVEGDVAGKDVTIAWDAPATWEQIEAALKDAGYPPK, from the coding sequence ATGGAAACCAAGACCGTCAACATCCCCGATATTTCCTGCGGACATTGTCTGGCCACGGTAAAGCGCGAGGCCGGTGAGGTCAAGGGCGTGACTTCCGTGGAAGGCGATGTGGCCGGCAAAGACGTGACCATCGCTTGGGATGCCCCGGCCACCTGGGAGCAGATCGAAGCCGCCCTCAAGGACGCCGGCTACCCGCCCAAGTAG
- a CDS encoding enoyl-CoA hydratase/isomerase family protein: MAYEHIKLAVADGVATLTLCREPLNVLNIAMMKEMNQALDTLSPAGLKVLLIQAEGKAFSAGVDVGEHLGDQVHDMIEVFHGIFRRMEKLGVVTVASVQGAALGGGCELAAYCDLVVASAKAKFGQPEILVGVFPPVAALVFPRQMGYKKALELIVTGDVIGAEEAKAIGLVNQVVAPEELAEATQTLVGKLVGLSGLVLSLTKKAVVRGLMDEKEQGLQLIEKIYLDELMPTADAEEGLRAFLDKRKPQWTEK; encoded by the coding sequence ATGGCCTACGAACACATCAAGCTGGCGGTGGCGGACGGGGTGGCCACCCTGACCCTTTGCCGCGAGCCCCTGAACGTGTTGAACATCGCCATGATGAAAGAGATGAACCAGGCCCTGGACACCCTGTCCCCGGCCGGGCTCAAGGTGCTTTTGATCCAGGCCGAGGGCAAGGCCTTCAGCGCCGGGGTGGACGTGGGCGAGCACCTGGGCGACCAGGTGCACGATATGATCGAGGTGTTCCACGGCATCTTTAGGCGCATGGAAAAGCTGGGGGTGGTAACCGTGGCCTCGGTGCAGGGCGCGGCCCTGGGCGGCGGCTGCGAGCTGGCCGCCTATTGCGACCTGGTGGTGGCCAGCGCCAAGGCCAAGTTCGGCCAGCCCGAGATCCTGGTGGGGGTGTTCCCGCCGGTGGCCGCCCTGGTCTTCCCCCGGCAGATGGGCTACAAAAAGGCCCTGGAGCTGATCGTCACCGGCGACGTCATCGGGGCCGAGGAGGCCAAGGCCATCGGCCTAGTCAACCAGGTGGTGGCGCCCGAGGAGCTGGCCGAGGCCACCCAGACCCTGGTGGGCAAGCTGGTGGGCCTGTCGGGCCTGGTGCTGAGCCTCACCAAGAAGGCGGTGGTCAGGGGCCTCATGGACGAGAAGGAACAGGGTCTGCAACTCATTGAAAAGATTTACCTGGACGAGTTGATGCCCACGGCCGACGCCGAGGAGGGGCTCAGGGCCTTTTTGGACAAGCGCAAGCCCCAGTGGACAGAAAAGTAG
- the oah gene encoding 6-oxocyclohex-1-ene-1-carbonyl-CoA hydratase: MPLEWMPREHELKNHLLFEEDMVRGRYWGNDEDAPCVVYTKKPLVNPKTGEEVPGLYVAEVRLNNPRQYNSYTTTMVKGVIAGFRASSGDRSVVATVFTGTGFDAFCTGGNTKEYSEYYSKRPNEYGEYMDLFNEMVDSILMCKKPTVCRVNGMRVAGGQEIGMACDLAVTSDLAIFGQAGARHGSAPDGGSTDFLPWMLNMEDAMWNCVSCEMWSAYKMRAKNLVSKVVPVLKDGDKFIRNPMIITDRYVDGGEIVYGEYIRDKAALGEAKAKLKELPRDAAMLDAEVNKIIWTFANLFPGCVMKSIDGIRAKKKFFWDQAKLPNRHWLMANMNYEAFLGFGAFNTKKITGTDVIDFIKFRQLIASGAEADDKTFAEVMGKPQG; the protein is encoded by the coding sequence ATGCCACTGGAGTGGATGCCCAGAGAGCACGAACTAAAAAACCATCTCCTTTTCGAGGAGGACATGGTACGCGGCCGCTATTGGGGCAACGATGAAGACGCCCCCTGCGTGGTCTACACCAAAAAACCCCTGGTCAACCCCAAGACCGGCGAGGAAGTGCCCGGCCTGTACGTGGCCGAGGTGCGCCTGAACAACCCGCGCCAGTACAACTCCTACACCACCACCATGGTCAAGGGCGTGATCGCGGGCTTCCGCGCCTCCTCCGGCGACCGCTCGGTGGTGGCCACGGTGTTCACCGGTACCGGCTTTGACGCCTTCTGCACCGGCGGCAACACCAAGGAGTACAGCGAGTACTACTCCAAGCGGCCCAACGAGTACGGCGAGTACATGGACCTTTTCAACGAGATGGTGGACAGCATCCTGATGTGCAAAAAGCCCACCGTCTGCCGGGTCAACGGCATGCGCGTGGCCGGCGGCCAGGAGATCGGCATGGCCTGCGACCTGGCGGTGACCAGCGACCTGGCCATCTTCGGCCAGGCGGGCGCCCGCCACGGCTCGGCCCCGGACGGCGGCTCCACCGACTTCCTGCCCTGGATGCTCAACATGGAAGACGCCATGTGGAACTGCGTGTCCTGCGAGATGTGGAGCGCCTACAAGATGCGGGCCAAGAACCTCGTCTCCAAGGTGGTTCCGGTGCTCAAGGACGGCGACAAGTTCATCCGCAACCCCATGATCATCACCGACCGCTACGTGGACGGCGGCGAGATCGTCTACGGCGAGTACATACGCGACAAGGCCGCCCTGGGCGAGGCCAAGGCCAAGCTCAAGGAGCTGCCCCGCGACGCCGCCATGCTCGACGCCGAAGTCAACAAGATCATCTGGACCTTCGCCAACCTGTTCCCCGGCTGCGTGATGAAGTCCATCGACGGCATCAGGGCCAAGAAGAAGTTCTTCTGGGACCAGGCCAAGCTTCCCAACCGCCACTGGCTGATGGCCAACATGAACTACGAGGCCTTCCTGGGCTTCGGTGCCTTCAACACCAAGAAGATCACCGGCACCGACGTCATCGACTTCATTAAGTTCCGCCAGCTCATCGCAAGCGGAGCCGAGGCCGACGACAAGACCTTCGCCGAGGTCATGGGCAAGCCCCAAGGCTAA